The following proteins are co-located in the Myroides profundi genome:
- a CDS encoding malate:quinone oxidoreductase: protein MSSIQKSEADVVLVGAGIMSATLGVLLKELKPNLKIEVIERLDSAAAESSDAMNNAGTGHSAFCELNYTPEKADGTIDASKAINIVEQFEVSRQFWSYLVNKGVLKNPSNFIHTVPHMSFVWGEDNVNYLRKRYNELQKYPLFQGMEFSDNKEKIKEWAPLIMENRKESEVCAATHMNLGTDVNFGDLTRQLFDYLKNEDGVNMTFNCDVTDIKKTGSDWTVSATDSKGQKKVIKSKFVFVGAGGGAILLLQKADITESKGYGGFPVGGEWLVCRNPEVVKKHMAKVYGKASVGAPPMSVPHLDTRFIDGKHSLLFGPYAGFSTKFLKKGSYWDLIKSLELNNIGPMLGAGLRNMDLTKYLIEQVLQSSKSRYAALREYYPDAKEEDWKLEKAGQRVQVIKKDKDGKGILQFGTEVVSAADGSIAALLGASPGASTATPIMLKLLSQCFKEEFKSAEWQSKFKEMIPTFGLKLNEHPELVATTRENTSKTLKIYPHNN from the coding sequence ATGTCAAGTATACAAAAATCAGAGGCTGATGTTGTTTTGGTAGGGGCAGGTATTATGAGTGCTACTCTTGGGGTCCTACTGAAAGAGCTGAAACCAAACTTAAAAATTGAGGTTATTGAGCGTCTCGACAGTGCGGCTGCCGAAAGTTCTGATGCAATGAATAATGCCGGAACTGGACACTCTGCGTTTTGTGAATTAAATTATACGCCTGAAAAAGCAGACGGTACAATAGATGCTTCTAAGGCAATCAATATTGTAGAGCAATTCGAAGTTTCTCGTCAATTTTGGTCTTATTTGGTAAATAAGGGAGTCCTTAAAAATCCAAGTAATTTTATCCATACTGTACCTCATATGAGCTTTGTATGGGGAGAAGATAACGTGAACTATCTTAGAAAACGTTATAATGAACTTCAAAAATATCCATTATTTCAAGGAATGGAATTCTCTGATAATAAAGAGAAAATAAAAGAATGGGCTCCATTGATTATGGAGAACAGAAAGGAAAGTGAAGTATGTGCTGCTACACATATGAATCTTGGAACGGATGTTAACTTCGGAGATCTTACTCGTCAATTATTTGACTATCTAAAGAATGAGGATGGAGTTAATATGACTTTTAACTGTGATGTAACAGATATTAAAAAAACTGGTTCTGATTGGACAGTGTCTGCAACTGATAGTAAAGGACAAAAGAAAGTAATCAAATCTAAGTTTGTATTTGTAGGAGCAGGAGGAGGAGCAATCCTTTTATTACAAAAAGCTGATATAACTGAAAGTAAAGGTTATGGAGGTTTCCCTGTTGGAGGAGAATGGTTGGTATGCCGTAATCCTGAAGTAGTTAAGAAACACATGGCTAAGGTATATGGAAAAGCATCTGTAGGTGCACCACCAATGTCTGTACCTCACTTAGATACCAGATTTATTGATGGTAAGCATTCATTACTTTTCGGTCCTTATGCTGGTTTCTCAACAAAATTCTTAAAGAAAGGATCATACTGGGACTTAATTAAGTCATTAGAACTTAATAATATTGGACCAATGTTAGGTGCTGGTCTTCGTAATATGGATTTGACTAAGTATCTAATCGAGCAAGTATTACAGTCTTCAAAATCTCGTTATGCAGCATTGAGAGAATATTATCCAGATGCTAAAGAAGAAGATTGGAAACTTGAAAAAGCAGGACAACGTGTTCAGGTTATCAAAAAAGATAAAGATGGAAAAGGTATCTTACAGTTTGGAACGGAAGTCGTAAGTGCTGCAGACGGATCTATAGCTGCATTATTAGGTGCTTCTCCTGGAGCATCAACTGCAACGCCAATTATGTTAAAGCTTTTATCTCAATGTTTTAAAGAAGAGTTTAAATCTGCAGAATGGCAAAGTAAGTTTAAAGAAATGATTCCTACTTTTGGATTGAAATTAAATGAACATCCAGAATTGGTAGCTACAACTAGAGAAAATACTAGTAAGACTTTAAAAATATATCCACATAATAACTAA